The Malaclemys terrapin pileata isolate rMalTer1 chromosome 24, rMalTer1.hap1, whole genome shotgun sequence genome contains a region encoding:
- the LOC128828765 gene encoding E3 ubiquitin-protein ligase RNF167-like yields MKPPLPLPLRAFAVLLLADVAVAEAFGHVVYDHGSTCVGYNALPACFGPPLPSEGLMGYLIEAMPANACDPIERPPASSNSSEAFIALIRRSDCPFGVKVLHAQQAGYQAAVVHNVNTEHLVNMVTDDKEIRQQIAIQSVFTGESAYMHLRRASRYEKGAYVTLVAPKQPHNPCQDAATPSMWATAKQHWPRRLKYAAYHVIPYVLQEFGFMINVIICTIPLVVCARWCTKGRKITLCTFKRGDRYETCVICMAEYEEGDQLKILPCSHAYHCACIDTWLHTQPRNKTCPFCKQQVTAEAQDVSLHGGRNPQEQVGGQEDHAEDGEDEDGHDDEYIEGEEEDDQSVDTEEGKSDLFILESL; encoded by the exons ATGAAGcccccgctccctctccctctccgtGCGTTCGCCGTGCTCCTGCTCGCGGACGTTGCTGTCGCGGAGGCCTTTGGACATGTGGTTTACGATCACGGCTCCACATGCGTAGGTTACAACGCACTGCCTGCATGTTTTGGACCACCCCTCCCAAGTGAAGGGCTGATGGGGTACTTGATCGAGGCCATGCCTGCAAACGCCTGTGATCCTATAGAACGCCCGCCGGCATCCTCCAACTCCTCTGAGGCTTTCATCGCACTCATCCGTCGGTCTGACTGCCCCTTTGGGGTCAAGGTCCTTCACGCACAGCAAGCCGGGTACCAAGCTGCCGTTGTGCACAACGTGAATACAGAGCATCTGGTGAACATGGTAACTGACGACAAAGAAATCAGGCAGCAGATTGCGATCCAGTCTGTCTTCACAGGGGAATCGGCCTACATGCACCTGAGAAGGGCTTCACGTTATGAAAAAGGGGCTTATGTCACCCTGGTGGCACCCAAACAGCCTCATAACCCTTGCCAGGATGCTGCTACGCCTTCCATGTGGGCTACCGCTAAGCAGCACTGGCCACGCAGGCTTAAATATGCCGCATACCACGTCATTCCTTACGTCCTCCAGGAGTTTGGGTTCATGATCAACGTGATCATTTGCACCATCCCGCTTGTGGTCTGCGCACGATGGTGCACGAAGGGCCGGAAGATAACCCTGTGCACCTTCAAAAGGGGAGACCGGTACGAGACGTGTGTGATCTGCATGGCCGAGTACGAAGAAGGAGACCAACTGAAGATCCTCCCTTGTTCTCACGCCTATCACTGCGCATGTATCGACACCTGGCTTCACACCCAGCCCAGGAATAAAACCTGCCCCttttgcaaacagcaggtgaCTGCTGAAGCTCAGGATGTCAGTCTGCACGGAGGGAGGAACCCACAGGAGCAAGTGGGGGGACAGGAGGACCACGCGGAGGATGGGGAAGACGAAGATGGTCATGACGATGAGTATATTGAGGGAGAGGAAGAAGATGACCAAAGTGTGGACACTGAGGAAGG GAAGAGCGATTTGTTCATTTTGGAGAGCCTCTGA
- the LOC128828767 gene encoding E3 ubiquitin-protein ligase RNF167-like, with amino-acid sequence MWSLLPTPLCLITVFLLLEAPMAEVFVYVVYKQNSTCIDFRALSACLGPPVPREGLRGYLIEAAPANACHPIGGPPAGGNSSAAFIALISRYDCPLGVKILHAQQAGYQAAIVHNVNSETLVTMVTNVEEIRQKIGIPSVFTGESAAKKLRRVIGSEKGIHVTLVVPEHYHNPCWNNAKFSIGDTARHYWDLQFGYCSKRMISLFIQEFGMAIGMIGFTLLVVGCMRWCRKSQKITASTFKTGDKYVTCVICMAEYEEGDQLKILPCSHVYHGTCIDSWLLIQPQCKTCPICKQQVTVAR; translated from the coding sequence ATGTGGTCTCTGCTGCCAACTCCTCTCTGCCTGATCACTGTATTCCTGCTCTTAGAGGCGCCCATGGCTGAAGTCTTTGTTTACGTGGTCTACAAGCAGAATTCCACCTGCATAGATTTTAGAGCGTTGTCGGCATGCCTGGGGCCTCCGGTCCCAAGAGAGGGCCTGAGGGGTTATCTGATTGAGGCAGCACCTGCAAACGCCTGTCACCCTATCGGAGGTCCACCAGCAGGCGGCAATTCCTCGGCAGCCTTCATCGCGCTCATAAGTAGGTATGACTGCCCGCTGGGGGTTAAGATCCTTCATGCTCAGCAGGCTGGCTATCAAGCGGCTATTGTCCACAACGTGAACTCAGAGACACTGGTGACAATGGTGACTAATGTTGAAGAAATCAGGCAGAAGATTGGAATTCCTTCTGTCTTTACCGGGGAATCAGCTGCCAAGAAGCTAAGAAGGGTTATAGGCTCTGAAAAAGGCATTCATGTCACTCTAGTGGTACCTGAACATTATCATAATCCCTGCTGGAACAATGCAAAGTTCTCCATCGGGGACACTGCTAGGCACTACTGGGATCTCCAGTTTGGATATTGCTCCAAACGCATGATTTCTCTTTTCATCCAGGAGTTTGGCATGGCAATCGGCATGATCGGGTTTACCCTGCTGGTTGTGGGCTGCATGAGATGGTGCAGGAAGAGCCAGAAGATAACGGCGAGCACGTTCAAAACGGGAGACAAGTATGTTACATGTGTGATCTGCATGGCCGAGTACGAAGAAGGAGACCAGCTGAAGATCCTCCCTTGTTCCCATGTCTATCATGGCACGTGCATAGACTCGTGGCTTCTCATCCAGCCCCAATGTAAGACCTGTCCAATTTGCAAACAGCAAGTGACTGTTGCCAGATAG